One window of Phycodurus eques isolate BA_2022a chromosome 17, UOR_Pequ_1.1, whole genome shotgun sequence genomic DNA carries:
- the wwc1 gene encoding protein KIBRA, whose product MPRTELPLPDGWEEARDFDGKVYYIDHINQNTSWLDPRDRQTKPLTFADCIGDELPVGWEEAFDPVVGAYYVDHNTKSTQLEDPRAQWQREQEAMLREYLAVARDALSAQKEIYQVKEQRLRLAQQEYLQLNNTWRDKSTSQSSLNSRTSTSSKYDPDILKAEISTAKSRVNKLKRDLACMKQELQYKEQGFETLKEIDLKVSSSPYGFKLQEAQAILSEVRSIRDTISAGEKEKQELMQKLAVLKDAFQLDSGSQQDLWGSSRSLANSELSIPRLYSDAGSQTDIPAEYTNNSNKLAEKVRLSLKYEEAKRRIATIEVQIAKLDSEAWPGLLDPERDRLILINEKEELLKELQYVRPRQRLEPNDAQKLETEKKRLERDLQAARDNQSKALTERLRLHCRRNKLVRELEELVRLATSLHTQLKSLSASTLSCSSGSSRGSLTSSRGSLATTSSLGSTSSLSFTDIYLEQPELADPDFQNKLDSLLQEGGQVGYRPSNSITTIHEHEVVTGGDERDAERPEGQTPGLGGDTNKGVVGVSGGEVGPSRIQALRLSETPHSMSSLSPRSSLSSLSPPCSPLVTDITFLSGETFAGQAGPAGVSLDLELQSRLTELDLRLDSQEQQQQVERGAPSGLEEKQKCSCVLAEELKAPELQVTTAGPKKMGVISAVSDESVAGDSGVYEPSERRLGLPADLLLASDEERLPLGCAQVQLGFRYEPRDLRFTVSVMRLSNCSALCLPPDEKMHVRVAVLPCVETTRCLFRTRAYLPQDVVDFNEVFGVQLSHSALRQKTLRVDVCDTSKSGHEQCLAGAQISLADVNCSEERRTTWYNLLSHAFFPDVSGKGKDRGAAGALGTIRSSSSARLPGDEETWHGDLLEVFNDEEELCAVGPEPLEEGDLFYANSGQWEAEEEQQEEEEEEEEEEEEREPKVLPLAPIKEKVNKETTMDGLSSSSHHSVVRPKERRADLSQQHAFMRGNAIIRSKTFSPGPQSQYICRINRSDSDSSTLSKKSPFVRNASERRSMRMKKPPVQVKGLDGLLRTSLDLELDLQVSRTRQSRLAQELHVLRELQAQLETARQQGRRELPAWVREDERFRLLLKHAEKQTHEEQLQEKRVEKMMRAAAKDVHKIRGRSRKEVPEVQTFREKMAFFTRTKTTIPDLPADDV is encoded by the exons GCAGACGAAGCCTCTGACGTTTGCCGACTGTATCGGAGATGAGCTGCCAGTCGGTTGGGAAGAGGCATTCGACCCTGTGGTCGGGGCGTACTATGTCGACCACAACACCA AGAGCACCCAGCTGGAGGACCCGCGGGCCCAGTGGCAGCGGGAGCAGGAGGCCATGCTGCGGGAATACCTGGCCGTGGCCCGCGATGCCCTCAGCGCCCAGAAGGAGATCTACCAGGTGAAGGAGCAGAGGCTCCGTCTGGCGCAGCAGGAGTACCTGCAACTCAACAATACCTGGCGGGACAAGTCCACGTCGCAAAGTAGCT TGAATTCCAGAACGTCCACCTCCAGCAAGTACGATCCAGATATCCTCAAAGCAGAAATATCCACAGCCAAAAGTCGG GTCAACAAGCTGAAGCGGGACCTGGCCTGTATGAAGCAGGAGCTGCAGTACAAAGAACAAGGCTTTGAGACCCTCAAAGA GATTGACCTGAAAGTGTCCAGCAGTCCATATGGCTTCAAATTGCAGGAGGCGCAGGCCATCCTCAGCGAGGTGCGCTCCATCCGAGACACCATCAGTGCCGGCGAGAAGGAGAAACAAGAACTCATGCAG AAACTGGCGGTTctgaaggatgctttccagctGGACTCGGGCTCGCAGCAGGATCTGTGGGGCAGCAGTCGCTCGCTGGCCAACTCAGAGCTGTCCATCCCCCGACTGTACTCTGACGCCGGATCCCAGACCGATATCCCCGCCGAG TACACGAATAACTCCAACAAACTGGCAGAGAAAGTCCGTCTGAGTCTGAAGTACGAGGAGGCCAAGCGAAG GATCGCCACCATTGAGGTGCAGATCGCCAAGCTGGACAGCGAGGCGTGGCCGGGCCTGCTGGACCCGGAGCGCGACCGCCTCATCCTCATCAACGAAAAGGAGGAGCTGCTGAAGGAGCTGCAGTACGTGCGGCCGCGACAGCGCCTGGAGCCCAACGACGCCCAGAAGCTGGAGACGGAGAAGAAGCGTCTGGAGAGAGACCTGCAGGCCGCCAGGGACAACCAGAGCAAGGCTCTGACTGAAAG GCTGCGACTACACTGCAGGAGGAACAAGCTGGTCAGGGAGCTGGAGGAGTTGGTACGACTGGCCACGTCGTTACATACTCAGCTCAAAAG CCTATCCGCCAGCACGTTGTCGTGTTCGTCCGGCAGCAGTCGAGGCTCACTAACCTCGAGCCGCGGCTCGCTGGCCACCACCTCCAGCCTGGGCTCCACCTCCTCCCTCAGTTTCACCGACATCTACCTGGAGCAGCCGGAGCTGGCCGACCCGGACTTTCAGAACAAGCTAGATAGCCTCCTGCAAGAGGGCGGCCAGGTGGGCTACCGGCCCTCCAACTCCATCACCACCATACATGAACACGAAGTGGTGACGGGCGGTGACGAGAGGGATGCCGAAAGGCCCGAAGGCCAAACACCAGGGCTGGGTGGAGACACTAACAAGGGTGTGGTAGGAGTTTCTGGAGGAGAGGTGGGACCATCCAGGATTCAAGCACTCAGACTCTCAGAGACCCCTCACTCCATGAGCTCTTTGTCACCGCGCTCATCGCTTTCCTCGCTCTCGCCGCCGTGCTCACCGCTGGTCACGGACATTACTTTCCTGTCCGGGGAGACCTTTGCCGGCCAAGCGGGGCCTGCCGGGGTAAGCCTGGATCTGGAGCTTCAGAGCAGACTAACGGAGCTGGACCTCAGGCTGGACTcccaggagcagcagcagcaggtggAGCGCGGCGCCCCCAGTGGGCTGGAGGAGAAGCAGAAATGCAGTTGTGTGCTGGCTGAGGAGCTGAAAG CTCCAGAGTTGCAAGTGACGACAGCGGGGCCAAAGAAGATGGGAGTGATCTCGGCTGTGTCCGACGAGTCTGTCGCTGGTGACAGTGGCGTGTATGAACCCTCTGAGCGCAG GCTGGGCCTCCCTGCTGACCTCCTCCTGGCCTCCGATGAGGAGAGGCTGCCTCTGGGCTGCGCTCAGGTGCAGCTTGGCTTCCGCTACGAGCCGCGGGACCTGCGCTTCACTGTCTCCGTCATGCGGCTGTCAAACTGCAGTGCCCTCTGCCTTCCGCCAGATGAGAAAAT GCACGTTCGCGTGGCGGTGCTCCCCTGCGTGGAAACGACCCGCTGCCTGTTCCGAACACGCGCCTACCTGCCACAGGACGTCGTGGACTTCAACGAGGTGTTCGGCGTGCAGTTGTCCCACAGTGCACTGCGGCAGAAGACATTGAGGGTGGACGTGTGTGACACGAGCAAGTCGGGCCACGAACAATGTCTG GCGGGAGCCCAGATCAGCCTGGCTGACGTTAACTGTTCGGAGGAGAGGAGAACTACATGGTACAACCTGCTGAGTCATGCTTTCTTCCCGGATGTCAGTGGCAAGGGCAAGGACAGGGGTGCAGCCGGTGCCTTGGGCACG ATCAGATCTTCCAGCAGTGCTAGACTTCCGGGCGATGAGGAAACATG GCATGGCGACCTGCTGGAGGTGTTTAACGACGAGGAAGAACTCTGCGCTGTGGGTCCGGAGCCTCTAGAGGAAGGAGACCTATTCTACGCTAATTCCGGCCAATGGGAGGCAGAGGAGGAGcagcaggaagaggaggaggaggaggaggaggaggaggaggaaagggaGCCCAAAGTGCTCCCTCTAGCTCCCATTaaagaaaag GTGAACAAGGAGACGACCATGGACGGCTTGTCTTCATCCAGTCACCACTCGGTGGTCCGGCCCAAGGAACGGCGCGCCGACCTCTCCCAGCAGCATGCCTTCATGCGGGGAAACGCCATCATCCGCTCCAAGACCTTCTCCCCGGGACCGCAGAGCCAGTACATCTGCAGG ATCAACCGGAGTGACAGCGACAGCTCCACACTCTCCAAGAAGTCTCCGTTTGTGCGAAACGCCTCGGAGAGACGCAGCATGCGCATGAAGAAG CCTCCCGTGCAGGTCAAAGGTCTGGATGGCCTGCTGCGCACCTCTCTGGACCTGGAGCTGGACCTGCAGGTGTCCCGCACCCGCCAGTCGCGTCTGGCTCAGGAGCTGCACGTGCTGCGCGAACTCCAGGCGCAGCTGGAGACAGCGCGGCAACAGGGCCGGCGCGAGCTGCCCGCCTGGGTCAGAGAAGACGAGCGCTTCCGTCTCCTCCTCAAGCACGCAGAGAAACAG ACTCACGAGGAGCAGCTGCAGGAGAAGCGGGTGGAGAAGATGATGAGGGCGGCGGCGAAGGACGTCCACAAGATCAGAGGACGCAGCCGCAAGGAGGTGCCCGAGGTGCAGACCTTCAG AGAGAAGATGGCGTTCTTCACACGAACCAAGACCACCATTCCGGACCTGCCGGCCGACGACGTGTAG